Proteins encoded within one genomic window of Polaribacter sp. NJDZ03:
- the bglX gene encoding beta-glucosidase BglX, with translation MTKQSILKITGILIIAIIFSSCNSNNNTGTSSKATAENLFEPKIDSILELMTLDEKIGQLNLPTSGDITTGTAKGTDVGERIKEGKVGGLFNIKTAEKIYEVQKIAVEQSRLGIPLIFGMDVIHGYKTTFPIPLGLSSSWDMEMIEKTARVAATEASADGINWTFSPMVDISRDPRWGRVSEGNGEDPYLGSKIAVAMVNGYQSDDLSANNTLMACVKHFALYGASEAGRDYNTVDMSRNRMYNEYLAPYKAAVDAGVGSVMASFNEIDGIPATGNKWLLTDVLRDDWGFNGFVVTDYTGIYEMIAHGVGDKYQVSEQALKAGVDMDMAGDSPSVPAAFIKTLKESYENGKVTMDEIDTAVKRMLTAKYQLGLFDNPYKYCDLDRAKTEIFTPENKAFARKVSAESMVLLKNENQLLPLKKSGTIALIGPLAKAANNMAGTWSVATDQEKSNSVFDGLKEVIGDKATMLYAKGSNIDYDLELEQRATMFGKGIPRDGRTDKQLLDEALKIAAKSDVIVATIGESAELSGESSSRTDLGIPQVQKDLLNALLKTGKPVVLVLFTGRPLVLVEENENVPAILNAWFPGSEAGLAISDVLFGDVNPSGKLTATFPRNVGQVPLFYNHKNTGRPLGNTEGKFEKFKSNYIDVRNEPLYPFGYGLSYTTFDYGNLKLDTSSINMDGEINVSVEVTNSGNYDGKEVVQLYIRDLVGSVTRPVKELKGFQKVEIKKGETQNITFKISVEDLKFYNSELDFVAEPGQFQVFVGTNSDTKMMKEFELTK, from the coding sequence ATGACAAAACAATCTATTCTAAAAATAACAGGTATTCTAATTATAGCAATCATCTTTTCGAGCTGTAATTCTAACAATAATACAGGTACAAGTTCTAAAGCAACAGCAGAAAATCTATTCGAGCCAAAAATAGATTCAATTCTAGAACTAATGACCTTAGATGAAAAAATTGGCCAACTTAATTTACCAACTTCTGGAGATATAACCACAGGAACAGCAAAAGGAACTGATGTTGGAGAACGCATAAAAGAAGGTAAAGTTGGTGGGTTATTCAATATTAAAACAGCAGAAAAAATTTATGAAGTTCAAAAAATTGCTGTAGAACAAAGTAGATTAGGAATTCCATTAATTTTTGGAATGGACGTGATTCATGGTTACAAAACAACGTTTCCAATTCCTTTAGGTCTTTCTAGTTCTTGGGATATGGAAATGATTGAAAAAACGGCAAGAGTAGCAGCTACAGAAGCAAGTGCAGACGGAATTAACTGGACGTTCTCTCCGATGGTTGATATCTCTAGAGACCCACGTTGGGGACGCGTTTCTGAAGGAAATGGAGAAGATCCTTATCTAGGAAGTAAAATTGCTGTAGCTATGGTAAATGGGTATCAATCTGATGATTTATCAGCAAATAACACCTTAATGGCTTGTGTAAAACACTTTGCACTTTACGGTGCTTCTGAAGCAGGTAGAGATTACAATACAGTAGATATGAGCCGTAATAGAATGTATAATGAATACTTAGCACCTTACAAAGCAGCAGTAGATGCCGGAGTGGGTTCTGTAATGGCTTCCTTTAACGAAATAGACGGAATTCCTGCTACAGGAAACAAGTGGTTGCTTACAGATGTATTAAGAGATGATTGGGGTTTTAATGGTTTTGTGGTAACTGATTATACAGGTATTTATGAAATGATAGCACATGGTGTTGGAGATAAATATCAAGTTTCGGAACAAGCATTAAAAGCAGGTGTAGATATGGATATGGCAGGAGATTCTCCTTCAGTTCCAGCTGCTTTTATAAAAACTTTAAAAGAGTCTTATGAAAACGGTAAAGTAACCATGGATGAAATTGACACGGCGGTAAAACGTATGCTAACAGCAAAATACCAATTAGGTTTATTTGACAATCCTTATAAATATTGCGATCTTGATAGAGCTAAAACAGAAATTTTTACACCAGAAAACAAAGCGTTTGCACGTAAAGTTTCTGCGGAATCTATGGTATTGCTAAAAAATGAAAATCAATTACTTCCGCTTAAAAAATCTGGAACAATTGCTTTAATTGGTCCATTGGCAAAAGCAGCTAACAATATGGCTGGAACTTGGAGTGTAGCTACAGATCAAGAAAAATCAAACTCTGTTTTTGATGGTTTAAAAGAAGTTATTGGTGACAAAGCAACCATGTTATACGCAAAAGGAAGTAACATCGATTATGACTTAGAATTAGAACAACGTGCCACTATGTTCGGTAAAGGGATTCCTAGAGACGGACGTACAGACAAACAATTGTTAGATGAAGCGCTTAAAATCGCAGCAAAGTCTGATGTTATTGTAGCAACTATTGGAGAATCTGCAGAATTAAGTGGAGAAAGCAGTAGTAGAACAGACCTTGGTATTCCACAAGTTCAGAAAGATTTATTGAATGCTTTATTAAAAACAGGAAAACCTGTTGTTTTAGTATTATTTACAGGAAGACCTTTAGTTTTAGTGGAAGAAAATGAAAATGTACCTGCTATACTTAACGCATGGTTTCCGGGTAGTGAAGCTGGTTTAGCAATTTCTGATGTATTATTCGGAGATGTAAATCCTTCAGGAAAATTAACAGCTACTTTTCCAAGAAATGTAGGTCAAGTACCATTATTTTACAATCATAAAAATACAGGAAGACCTCTTGGAAATACAGAAGGGAAATTTGAGAAATTTAAAAGTAACTATATCGATGTTCGTAACGAGCCTTTGTATCCTTTTGGTTATGGATTAAGCTACACTACGTTTGATTATGGAAACTTGAAATTAGATACCTCTTCTATAAATATGGATGGCGAAATTAATGTTTCTGTAGAGGTTACTAATTCTGGTAATTACGACGGAAAAGAAGTTGTTCAATTATACATAAGAGATCTTGTTGGTTCTGTAACTAGACCTGTAAAAGAGCTAAAAGGTTTCCAAAAAGTAGAGATTAAGAAAGGAGAAACTCAGAATATAACGTTCAAAATTTCTGTTGAAGATTTAAAATTCTATAATTCAGAATTAGATTTTGTAGCAGAACCAGGACAGTTTCAAGTTTTTGTAGGAACAAATTCAGACACCAAAATGATGAAAGAATTTGAATTGACTAAATAA
- a CDS encoding prolyl oligopeptidase family serine peptidase: protein MKLKTLITTLFLVFVMSFLMSAQQLKKSEDLFLNKTHIVEKDTLKYRVLLPKNFSKDKTYPVVLFLHGAGERGDDNKKQLANGSDLFLNETTRNSFPAIVIFPQCPENDYWAKLKADRSTKPITFKYKYKKSPTKAMGLVMSLMDEMVEKPYVKTNQIYVMGLSMGGMGTFEIIYRKPEMFAAAIPICGGGHPKTVSAYAKSIPLWVFHGAKDDVVDPNLSVNMVSEILKNGGFPRFTLYDFANHNSWDPALAEPELLTWLFSNSK, encoded by the coding sequence ATGAAGTTAAAAACACTTATAACAACACTCTTTTTAGTTTTTGTGATGTCTTTTTTAATGAGCGCACAGCAATTAAAAAAGTCTGAAGATTTATTTCTAAACAAAACACATATTGTTGAGAAAGACACGCTTAAATACAGAGTATTATTACCTAAAAACTTTTCTAAAGACAAAACATATCCGGTGGTATTGTTTCTTCACGGAGCAGGAGAACGAGGCGACGATAATAAAAAACAGCTCGCAAATGGTAGCGATTTATTTTTAAATGAAACAACAAGAAATTCATTTCCTGCAATCGTTATTTTTCCACAATGTCCAGAAAATGATTATTGGGCTAAGTTAAAAGCAGATCGATCTACAAAACCAATTACGTTTAAGTATAAATACAAGAAATCACCAACCAAAGCAATGGGTTTGGTAATGAGTTTGATGGATGAAATGGTAGAAAAACCATATGTAAAAACAAATCAAATTTATGTAATGGGTTTATCTATGGGAGGTATGGGTACTTTCGAAATAATCTATAGAAAACCAGAAATGTTTGCAGCAGCTATTCCTATTTGCGGAGGCGGACATCCAAAAACGGTATCAGCATATGCCAAATCTATTCCATTATGGGTTTTTCATGGAGCAAAAGATGATGTTGTAGACCCAAATTTATCAGTAAATATGGTGTCTGAAATTCTTAAAAATGGCGGATTTCCAAGATTTACACTCTATGATTTTGCTAATCACAACAGCTGGGATCCTGCTTTAGCAGAACCAGAATTATTAACATGGCTTTTCTCTAATTCAAAATAA
- a CDS encoding glucoamylase family protein: MRNFLLISILSLALFGCNKQKEETTTDTVVEDNFISDDALLDRIQEQTINYFWEGAEPNSGLALERIHMDNMYLESPKTTVTTGGSGFGLMAILVGIERGFISREAALIRFQKIVDFLEKADRFHGAWPHWINGETGKTQPFSEKDNGGDLVETAFLIQGLLTVSEYFDGNTLEEKELVSKIDNLYRTVEWDWYTKNGEDVLYWHWSPEYGWDMNLPVQGYNECLIMYVLAAASPTHPITKSVYEQGWAKNGAIVSNKTYYDENLVLNYFYNDTDLIGPLFWAHYSYLGLDPRNLSDQYANYWTLTQNQAKIHYKYAVDNPLNYKGYGEDLWGLTSSYSIDGYHGHRPGDDLGVISPTAALSSFPYTPNESMNVLRNIYINHDRVVGKYGPYDAFSLEDDWYIEKYLAIDQGPIPIMIENHRTGLLWRLFMKNSDVQNGLDALGFTY; encoded by the coding sequence ATGCGTAATTTTCTATTAATAAGTATACTATCACTAGCTCTATTTGGTTGTAATAAGCAAAAAGAAGAAACTACTACAGATACCGTTGTAGAGGATAACTTTATTTCTGATGATGCCCTTTTAGATCGCATTCAAGAACAAACTATCAATTATTTTTGGGAAGGAGCAGAACCTAATTCAGGTTTGGCTCTCGAAAGAATACACATGGATAATATGTATCTTGAATCGCCTAAAACTACCGTAACTACTGGAGGAAGTGGTTTTGGATTGATGGCCATTTTAGTAGGAATTGAAAGAGGATTTATATCGAGAGAAGCAGCACTTATAAGGTTTCAAAAAATAGTAGATTTTTTAGAAAAAGCAGATCGCTTTCATGGTGCTTGGCCACATTGGATTAACGGTGAAACCGGAAAAACACAGCCCTTTAGCGAAAAAGATAATGGAGGAGATTTGGTTGAAACAGCTTTTCTTATTCAAGGTTTATTAACGGTTTCTGAATATTTTGATGGCAATACTCTAGAGGAAAAAGAATTGGTTTCTAAAATAGATAACCTATACAGAACTGTAGAATGGGACTGGTACACCAAAAACGGAGAAGATGTTTTGTACTGGCATTGGTCGCCAGAATATGGTTGGGACATGAACTTACCTGTTCAAGGTTATAACGAATGTTTAATTATGTATGTCCTCGCTGCAGCATCACCAACACACCCAATTACAAAATCTGTTTATGAACAGGGATGGGCAAAAAATGGTGCTATTGTTTCTAATAAAACCTATTATGATGAAAACCTCGTTTTAAACTATTTTTATAATGATACAGATTTGATTGGACCTTTATTTTGGGCGCATTACTCCTACTTAGGTTTAGATCCTAGAAACTTATCAGATCAATATGCAAATTATTGGACACTAACACAAAATCAAGCTAAAATTCATTACAAATACGCAGTCGATAATCCACTAAATTATAAAGGATACGGAGAGGATCTTTGGGGTTTAACTTCTAGCTATTCCATAGATGGTTATCATGGACATAGACCAGGTGATGATCTTGGTGTAATTTCACCAACTGCAGCATTATCTTCTTTTCCATACACACCAAATGAAAGCATGAATGTTTTAAGAAACATTTATATAAATCATGATCGTGTTGTTGGTAAATACGGTCCTTATGATGCTTTTAGCCTTGAAGATGATTGGTACATAGAAAAATATCTTGCAATAGACCAAGGTCCTATTCCTATAATGATAGAAAATCACAGAACAGGCTTGTTATGGCGATTATTCATGAAAAATAGCGATGTACAAAATGGTTTAGATGCACTTGGTTTTACCTATTAA